The following are encoded in a window of Massilia sp. R2A-15 genomic DNA:
- a CDS encoding diguanylate cyclase — MTEPGASPRELEAENESLRARMNYLMEQAERNHSIMCRHQAFDLEIVGAATFPELVGTIFRTLPIISDLDIVTLCLVDPEADIQTVMQRLGVDFTVLPHLVFVDNVSALGFGPSPATPPKPLMGPWVPRMHQAMFPQAPAGLQSVALVPLLRNKRIIGSLNLGSLDPARFTPALGTDFIEHMASIIAICLENVISNEMLKYIGLTDSLTGVYNRRYIDRRLLEEIGRARRQAYRISCMYIDIDHFKAVNDSVGHQGGDEVLREVAARIKTELRASDALGRFGGEEFVVLLVDADVESAAICAQRIRASVADTPFELSTGEKLPISVSIGVATLDDFERDHAIEGVAQQLVAQADSALYQAKEAGRNKVVSFDEE, encoded by the coding sequence ATGACTGAACCGGGCGCCTCGCCGCGTGAACTGGAAGCCGAAAACGAGTCCCTGCGCGCGCGCATGAACTACCTGATGGAGCAGGCCGAACGCAATCACTCGATCATGTGCCGGCACCAGGCGTTCGACCTCGAGATCGTCGGCGCCGCCACCTTCCCCGAACTGGTCGGCACGATCTTTCGCACGCTGCCCATCATCTCCGACCTTGACATCGTCACCCTGTGCCTGGTCGACCCCGAAGCGGACATCCAGACCGTGATGCAGCGGCTGGGCGTCGATTTCACCGTGCTGCCGCACCTGGTATTTGTCGACAACGTCAGCGCGCTCGGCTTCGGGCCGTCGCCCGCGACGCCGCCCAAGCCGCTGATGGGACCCTGGGTGCCGCGCATGCATCAGGCGATGTTCCCGCAGGCGCCGGCCGGGCTGCAAAGCGTCGCGCTGGTGCCGCTGCTGCGCAACAAGCGCATCATCGGCAGTCTGAACCTCGGCAGCCTCGACCCGGCTCGCTTCACGCCGGCGCTGGGCACCGACTTCATCGAGCACATGGCGTCGATCATCGCGATCTGCCTGGAAAACGTCATCAGCAACGAGATGCTCAAGTACATTGGGCTGACCGATTCGCTGACCGGCGTCTATAACCGCCGCTACATCGACCGCCGCCTGCTGGAGGAGATCGGCCGCGCGCGGCGCCAGGCCTACCGGATTTCGTGCATGTACATCGACATCGACCATTTCAAGGCGGTCAACGACAGCGTCGGCCACCAGGGCGGCGACGAAGTGCTGCGCGAAGTGGCCGCGCGCATCAAGACCGAGCTGCGCGCGTCGGACGCACTGGGGCGTTTCGGCGGCGAGGAGTTCGTGGTGCTGCTGGTGGACGCGGACGTGGAAAGCGCGGCGATCTGCGCGCAGCGGATCCGCGCAAGCGTGGCCGACACGCCGTTCGAGCTGTCGACGGGCGAGAAGCTGCCGATTTCGGTGTCGATCGGCGTGGCGACGCTGGACGATTTCGAGCGCGACCACGCGATCGAAGGCGTGGCGCAGCAGCTGGTGGCGCAGGCCGATTCGGCGCTGTACCAGGCCAAGGAGGCGGGCCGCAACAAAGTGGTCAGCTTCGACGAGGAGTAG